A window of the Streptomyces griseochromogenes genome harbors these coding sequences:
- a CDS encoding TIGR03086 family metal-binding protein — protein MTGVVARIERAVEVTGRVVNGVSDTGWRTATPCAPWDVHTVLNHVVGGMHIVAALLNGADPGRAHEDDWLGEDPEAAYAAAAEADLAAWTRPGALDATVRLSFGALPGPFAALVHLTEVCVHGADIAVATGAQSLLDEDLCDHLLTAMRNTPGFDSFRAPGFFGPETPAPADAPPHTRLLAFLGRPAGAG, from the coding sequence ATGACCGGTGTGGTGGCACGGATCGAACGGGCGGTGGAGGTCACCGGCCGCGTCGTGAACGGCGTGAGCGACACCGGGTGGAGGACCGCGACGCCCTGTGCGCCGTGGGATGTCCACACCGTCCTCAACCACGTGGTGGGCGGCATGCACATCGTCGCGGCTCTGCTGAACGGTGCCGATCCGGGCCGCGCGCACGAGGACGACTGGCTGGGCGAGGACCCCGAGGCGGCCTACGCGGCGGCGGCCGAGGCCGACCTCGCGGCCTGGACCCGGCCCGGCGCCCTGGACGCCACCGTCCGCCTCTCGTTCGGCGCGCTGCCGGGCCCCTTCGCGGCGCTGGTCCACCTCACCGAGGTCTGTGTCCACGGAGCCGACATCGCGGTCGCCACCGGCGCCCAGTCCCTCCTGGACGAGGACCTGTGCGACCACCTCCTGACGGCGATGCGCAACACGCCCGGGTTCGATTCCTTCCGGGCGCCGGGATTCTTCGGCCCGGAGACTCCCGCACCGGCGGACGCCCCACCGCACACCCGCCTGCTGGCCTTCCTCGGCCGCCCGGCCGGCGCCGGCTGA
- the lon gene encoding endopeptidase La, with translation MAAESTAFTLVLPVLPLDDEVVLPGMVVPLDLSDAEVRAAVEAAQAAARSEPGKPRVLLVPRIDGTYAKTGVLGTVEQVGRLADGDPGALIRGRGRVRIGAGTTGPGAALWVEGARVEETVPEPLPGQVAELVKEYKALATNWLKKRGAWQVVDRVQAIDGVSALADNSGYSPFLTIEQKVELLETADPVDRLKLAAQQLRDHLAEQDVAETIAKDVQEGVDKQQREFLLRRQLEAVRKELRELNGEQEGEESDDYRARVEAADLPEKVREAALKEVDKLERASDQSPEGSWIRTWLDTVLEMPWNERTDDSASAYDIQGAKAILDAEHAGLEDVKERITEYLAVRKRRGDRGLGVIGGRRGGAVLALVGPPGVGKTSLGESVAHAMGRKFVRVALGGVRDEAEIRGHRRTYVGALPGRVVRAIKEAGSMNPVVLLDEIDKVGSDFRGDPSAALLEVLDPAQNHTFRDHYLEVELDLSDVVFLATANVLEAIPEALADRMEIVRLDGYTEDEKIVIARDHLLPRQLERAGLAEDELTIDEGALRKLAGEYTREAGVRTLERSIARLLRKVAAQHELGERELPFTVRDEDLRALIGRPHHVPESAQDPAERRTSVPGVATGLAVTGAGGDVLFVEASLADPETGGAGLTLTGQLGDVMKESARIALSFLRSHGAELELPVADLKDRGVHIHFPAGAVPKDGPSAGVTMTTALASLLSGRLVRTDVAMTGEVSLTGRVLPIGGVKQKLLAAQRAGVTTVIIPKRNEPDLDDVPAEVLDKLDVHTVTDVRQVLELALAPAVNGAAPEVPVAA, from the coding sequence ATGGCTGCTGAGTCCACGGCGTTCACGCTCGTGCTGCCCGTGCTGCCGCTCGACGACGAGGTCGTGCTGCCCGGGATGGTGGTTCCGCTGGATCTGAGCGACGCCGAGGTGCGCGCCGCGGTGGAGGCCGCACAGGCCGCCGCCCGGTCCGAGCCGGGCAAGCCCAGGGTCCTGCTGGTGCCGCGCATCGACGGCACCTACGCCAAGACCGGTGTGCTCGGTACGGTCGAGCAGGTCGGCCGGCTGGCCGACGGTGACCCGGGGGCCCTGATCCGCGGCCGCGGCCGGGTGCGGATCGGTGCCGGTACGACGGGTCCGGGCGCGGCGCTGTGGGTCGAGGGCGCGCGGGTCGAGGAGACCGTGCCGGAACCACTGCCCGGCCAGGTCGCCGAGCTCGTCAAGGAGTACAAGGCCCTCGCCACCAACTGGCTGAAGAAGCGCGGCGCCTGGCAGGTCGTCGACCGTGTCCAGGCCATCGACGGCGTCTCCGCGCTCGCCGACAACTCCGGCTACTCGCCCTTCCTCACCATCGAGCAGAAGGTCGAACTGCTGGAGACCGCCGACCCGGTGGACCGCCTCAAGCTCGCCGCGCAGCAGCTGCGTGACCATCTCGCCGAGCAGGACGTGGCCGAGACCATCGCCAAGGACGTCCAGGAGGGCGTCGACAAGCAGCAGCGCGAGTTCCTGCTGCGCCGCCAGCTGGAGGCCGTGCGCAAGGAGCTGCGCGAGCTGAACGGCGAGCAGGAGGGCGAGGAGTCCGACGACTACCGGGCCCGGGTCGAGGCCGCCGACCTGCCGGAGAAGGTGCGCGAGGCCGCCCTGAAGGAGGTCGACAAGCTGGAGCGCGCCTCCGACCAGTCGCCCGAGGGCTCCTGGATCAGGACCTGGCTGGACACGGTCCTGGAGATGCCGTGGAACGAGCGGACCGATGACAGCGCCTCCGCCTACGACATCCAGGGCGCCAAGGCGATCCTGGACGCCGAGCACGCGGGCCTTGAGGACGTCAAGGAACGCATCACCGAGTACCTGGCCGTGCGCAAGCGGCGCGGCGACCGGGGGCTGGGCGTCATCGGCGGACGGCGCGGCGGTGCCGTGCTGGCCCTGGTCGGGCCGCCCGGCGTCGGAAAGACCAGCCTGGGGGAGAGCGTCGCGCACGCCATGGGGCGCAAGTTCGTCCGGGTCGCGCTCGGCGGCGTCCGGGACGAGGCGGAGATCCGCGGCCACCGGCGTACCTACGTCGGCGCGCTGCCCGGCCGTGTCGTGCGTGCCATCAAGGAGGCGGGGTCGATGAACCCCGTGGTCCTGCTGGACGAGATCGACAAGGTGGGCTCCGACTTCCGCGGCGACCCGTCCGCGGCCCTGCTGGAGGTGCTGGACCCCGCGCAGAACCACACCTTCCGGGACCACTACCTGGAGGTGGAGCTGGACCTGTCCGACGTGGTCTTCCTCGCCACCGCCAATGTCCTGGAGGCCATCCCGGAGGCGCTGGCCGACCGCATGGAGATCGTCCGCCTGGACGGCTACACCGAGGACGAGAAGATCGTCATCGCCCGGGACCACCTGCTGCCGCGCCAGCTGGAGCGGGCCGGCCTGGCCGAGGACGAGCTCACGATCGACGAGGGCGCGCTGCGCAAGCTCGCCGGCGAGTACACCCGCGAGGCGGGCGTGCGCACCCTGGAGCGGTCCATCGCACGGCTGCTGCGCAAGGTCGCGGCCCAGCACGAACTCGGCGAGCGGGAGTTGCCGTTCACCGTCCGTGACGAGGACCTGCGCGCGCTGATCGGGCGCCCGCACCACGTGCCCGAGTCCGCCCAGGACCCGGCCGAGCGCCGTACGTCCGTCCCGGGCGTGGCGACCGGCCTCGCGGTCACCGGAGCCGGCGGCGACGTGCTCTTCGTCGAGGCGTCCCTCGCGGACCCCGAGACGGGCGGGGCCGGCCTGACCCTGACCGGTCAGCTGGGCGATGTGATGAAGGAGTCCGCGCGGATCGCGCTGAGCTTCCTGCGCAGCCACGGTGCCGAACTGGAGCTGCCGGTGGCCGATCTGAAGGACCGGGGCGTGCACATCCACTTCCCGGCGGGCGCGGTCCCCAAGGACGGCCCGAGCGCGGGCGTCACGATGACCACGGCCCTCGCCTCCCTGCTCTCCGGGCGGCTGGTGCGCACGGACGTGGCGATGACCGGCGAGGTCTCGCTGACCGGCCGCGTCCTGCCCATCGGCGGCGTGAAGCAGAAGCTGCTCGCCGCCCAGCGTGCCGGGGTGACCACCGTGATCATCCCCAAGCGCAACGAACCCGACCTGGACGACGTCCCGGCCGAGGTGCTGGACAAGCTCGACGTCCACACCGTGACCGACGTCCGCCAGGTCCTGGAGCTGGCGCTCGCGCCCGCCGTCAACGGCGCGGCGCCGGAGGTTCCGGTGGCGGCGTGA
- a CDS encoding serine/threonine-protein kinase has protein sequence MVHPSALIGTEIAGYRVEGELGRGGMAVVYRAKDLRLGRTVALKLLAPEYTRNDAFRRRFVQESRVAAAIEHPHIVPVFEAGETDGILYIAMCYVTGQDLRALLDRNGPLPVPAALRIAGQLASALDAAHEHDLVHRDVKPANVLVARGVDGDHPEHVYLTDFGIAKKSLSLTGFTRAGEFVGTLDYVAPERITGRPVDGRSDLYSMACVVHETLTGAPPFRRDDDLELLWAHQYDPPPALSVERPGIPAAADEVLRKALAKTPDDRYGSCLEFVAALRTAMAEAGPRGRTPTLVDPHVPGALPAAGPVPDPPAWAGPVLGGPA, from the coding sequence ATGGTGCACCCCTCCGCCCTGATCGGGACGGAGATCGCCGGCTACCGGGTGGAGGGCGAGCTGGGCCGAGGCGGCATGGCCGTCGTGTACCGCGCGAAGGACCTGCGTCTCGGCCGCACCGTCGCCCTCAAACTGCTCGCCCCCGAGTACACCCGCAACGACGCCTTCCGCCGCCGCTTCGTCCAGGAGTCCCGGGTGGCCGCCGCCATCGAGCACCCGCACATCGTGCCGGTCTTCGAGGCCGGCGAGACCGACGGGATCCTGTACATCGCCATGTGCTACGTCACCGGGCAGGACCTGCGTGCCCTGCTGGACCGGAACGGTCCGCTCCCGGTGCCGGCCGCGCTGCGCATCGCCGGCCAGCTGGCGTCCGCGCTCGACGCCGCCCACGAGCACGATCTGGTGCACCGGGACGTCAAGCCCGCCAACGTCCTGGTCGCCAGAGGCGTCGACGGCGACCACCCCGAGCACGTGTACCTCACGGACTTCGGGATCGCGAAGAAGTCCCTGTCGCTCACCGGGTTCACCAGGGCGGGCGAGTTCGTCGGCACCCTCGACTACGTGGCGCCGGAGCGGATCACGGGCCGCCCCGTGGACGGCAGATCCGATCTCTACAGCATGGCCTGTGTCGTCCACGAGACCCTCACGGGCGCCCCGCCCTTCCGGCGGGACGACGACCTCGAACTGCTGTGGGCCCACCAGTACGACCCGCCGCCCGCGCTGAGCGTCGAGCGGCCCGGAATCCCGGCGGCCGCCGACGAGGTCCTGAGGAAGGCGCTGGCGAAGACGCCGGACGACCGTTACGGCTCCTGCCTGGAGTTCGTCGCGGCGCTGCGCACCGCCATGGCCGAGGCGGGCCCGCGCGGCCGCACGCCGACGCTGGTGGATCCCCACGTGCCTGGCGCCCTCCCCGCCGCCGGTCCGGTGCCCGACCCGCCGGCCTGGGCGGGCCCGGTCCTCGGGGGACCGGCGTGA
- a CDS encoding lysozyme, with protein MPVHRPGSIRPRPLAVLAAALLAALSFSLPLTTAHAATTPTRGSARMGMGVLAHDGRSGTPSTSDVTQTEGVDVSAYQGNVSWSTLWSSGVRWAYTKATEGTYYTNPYFAQQYNGSYNVGMIRGAYHFATPNTTSGATQANYFVDHGGGWSRDGKTLPGALDIEWNPYGAACYGKSASALAGWIADFLNTYKARTGRDAVIYTASSWWTQCTGNYGGFAANNPLWIARYASDPGTLPAGWPYYTMWQYTSSGPTVGDHDKFNGALDRVRALADG; from the coding sequence ATGCCCGTGCACAGACCCGGTTCCATCCGCCCGCGTCCCCTCGCCGTCCTCGCCGCGGCCCTGCTCGCCGCGCTCTCCTTCTCTCTTCCCCTCACCACCGCCCACGCCGCGACCACCCCCACCCGCGGCTCCGCCCGCATGGGCATGGGTGTCCTCGCCCACGACGGCCGAAGCGGCACCCCCAGCACCAGTGACGTCACCCAGACCGAGGGCGTCGACGTCTCCGCCTACCAGGGCAACGTCTCCTGGAGCACGCTGTGGAGCAGCGGCGTCCGCTGGGCGTACACGAAGGCCACGGAAGGCACGTACTACACCAACCCGTACTTCGCCCAGCAGTACAACGGCTCCTACAACGTCGGCATGATCCGCGGCGCGTACCACTTCGCGACGCCGAACACCACGAGCGGCGCCACCCAGGCCAACTACTTCGTCGACCACGGCGGCGGCTGGTCCCGGGACGGCAAGACCCTGCCCGGCGCGCTCGACATCGAGTGGAACCCCTACGGCGCCGCCTGCTACGGCAAGTCGGCCAGTGCGCTGGCCGGCTGGATCGCCGACTTCCTGAACACCTACAAGGCGCGTACCGGCCGGGACGCCGTGATCTACACGGCCTCCAGCTGGTGGACCCAGTGCACCGGCAACTACGGCGGTTTCGCCGCGAACAACCCGCTGTGGATCGCCCGCTACGCCTCGGATCCCGGGACGCTGCCCGCGGGATGGCCGTACTACACGATGTGGCAGTACACGTCCTCCGGCCCGACCGTCGGCGACCACGACAAGTTCAACGGGGCACTGGACCGGGTGCGGGCACTGGCCGACGGCTAG
- a CDS encoding MarR family winged helix-turn-helix transcriptional regulator encodes MHEDENGDRHHVAAQVTPSGADQEFLALERELTVLLRRARANQGEMAREVHPDLESAAYGLLIRLDELGGQRATELAGYIGVGKATMSRQLRALEELGLIAREPDPADGRAWLVTLTDEGRFRVGKVREARRARYVSQLAHWDRREVAELARLLNQLNRVMEK; translated from the coding sequence GTGCACGAGGACGAGAACGGCGACCGACATCATGTCGCCGCTCAGGTGACACCGAGTGGTGCAGACCAGGAATTCCTGGCGCTGGAGCGCGAGTTGACCGTGCTGCTCAGGCGTGCCCGGGCCAACCAGGGCGAGATGGCCCGCGAGGTCCACCCCGATCTGGAGTCCGCCGCGTACGGCCTGCTCATCCGCCTCGACGAACTCGGTGGCCAGCGCGCCACGGAACTCGCCGGCTACATCGGCGTCGGCAAGGCCACCATGTCCCGCCAGCTGCGCGCCCTGGAGGAGCTGGGCCTGATCGCCCGCGAGCCCGATCCGGCCGACGGCCGCGCCTGGCTGGTGACCCTGACCGACGAGGGCCGCTTCCGCGTCGGCAAGGTCCGCGAGGCCCGCCGCGCCCGCTACGTCAGCCAGCTCGCCCACTGGGACCGCCGCGAGGTGGCCGAACTGGCCCGGCTGCTGAACCAGTTGAACCGGGTCATGGAGAAGTAG
- a CDS encoding protein phosphatase 2C domain-containing protein, protein MRTDLVTEPGDTTRPNEDFAGVGLPASGQGGCVILLDGVTPPRDGATGCLHSVPWFTARLGGTLTELTVSGRDLTLSEILARAIARTAETHAQTCELSHPRTPQATVVLTRWSADTVEYLVLSDSTLLLRSPDGTVSAVQDDRLARLPRSALATDALIDARLRNKDGGFFTAAADPAVAARAVTGALPRREVRALAALTDGATRWTEKFHEGDWTALFDLVAKEGARRLVDRVRELETADREERAFLGRSKTHDDATVVHVEL, encoded by the coding sequence ATGCGCACTGATCTCGTTACGGAACCCGGCGACACGACCCGCCCCAACGAGGACTTCGCCGGTGTCGGACTACCCGCCTCCGGTCAGGGAGGTTGCGTGATCTTGCTGGACGGGGTGACACCGCCGCGGGACGGGGCGACGGGGTGTCTGCATTCCGTCCCCTGGTTCACCGCGCGGCTCGGCGGCACGTTGACCGAACTGACCGTTTCCGGCCGAGATCTGACACTCTCGGAGATCCTTGCGCGGGCGATCGCACGAACCGCCGAGACCCACGCTCAAACCTGTGAGCTTTCTCACCCACGCACCCCTCAGGCGACCGTCGTCCTGACCCGCTGGTCAGCAGACACCGTGGAGTACCTGGTCCTGTCCGACTCCACACTGCTCCTGCGCTCCCCCGACGGCACGGTCAGCGCCGTCCAGGACGACCGGCTCGCCCGCCTGCCCCGCTCCGCCCTGGCCACCGACGCCCTGATCGACGCCCGTCTACGCAACAAGGACGGCGGGTTCTTCACGGCCGCCGCCGACCCCGCGGTCGCCGCCCGCGCGGTGACCGGCGCCCTCCCCCGCCGCGAGGTGCGCGCCCTGGCCGCACTGACGGACGGTGCGACCCGCTGGACGGAGAAGTTCCACGAGGGCGACTGGACAGCCCTGTTCGACCTGGTCGCCAAGGAGGGCGCCCGCCGTCTGGTCGACCGGGTGAGGGAGCTGGAGACGGCGGACCGCGAGGAGCGGGCGTTCCTGGGCCGCAGCAAGACCCATGACGACGCCACGGTGGTGCACGTGGAGCTGTGA
- a CDS encoding nitrate- and nitrite sensing domain-containing protein, producing MQKKRPRRTGRQTAPEGAAEQTPVGSGRRTHVRTRLIVAVAVVAAAIAGAGAPALLTASQDLSDSQDLVTLAARTQDAIALAHSLADERDEVTSYVAAGRPKSKAPSEQRSARVDRQVQDLRAESDTPAGLRGDLDGISAVRRAALTGKTNALQAHQAYSATITELHRLADDLAEQLPPRAGSGVHALAELDSAVQQSAAARGLLLAALNIPATTRTVVNPVTGLPTTTSAPSEADRKQRDALTAAAQQARLRADAALADFRDTAPKAAVDSYDSTVTGPEVNSAEQYLASLTDQPTFTDGEAGTSAKKLDAALSARVDLMRGAESALYDHRGKDLEKLRDDDVTALEIRIAVLGALMLAAVGIATAMARTLTRPLSVLRRGSARLAEAADPTAQEPITFTGRNDEFAQVVRSVNALHTHAVALHERVTTLETDRKHLVGQRQKMADAREELRAELDASAAHLERLRTSIGGTFVNLALRTLGLVERQLAVIEGLEEREQDPDRLATLFKLDHFATVMRRHSENLLVLAGTEHVQQHHGPVPLVDVVRAAVSEIERYERVRIAALPPHAHVAGFAADDLSHLLAELMENATSFSPPDLPVEVSGWLLESGEVMLSVQDEGIGMAADRLDRLNSRLTAFDPESPYDQEGEAGLGLGLYVVARLAHRHGVRVRLRAQKQGGVAAVVVLPQPLLTEAAPVTPPPAVVLSETTQTFTLPGADAEANSNVLHPRPKHRDPLVALAEKTAREAENKAPETERTTPEPEGDTPQPDPADTEPPLDSTAPQAEAGVAGLDFESAAPWAQSVADVPESGNSEPHAEAPAAGLDHRTGTHPDTGPDGLESWGARTHSDAGLGGPEPGEAETHVRAEAPELGVVESPTRPKEPAETFPETAMEPVQSFAETVKEPVEFFAETAMEPVETLAETTMELLLPEVLTEAAVADGGDAPQGPPAPGDESRTGGAGGSEDAEGEAEAVTSKGLPKRTPRITTPTAPPRQRSAGVDAEALRRRLGGFRQGAQAGYRDVEAEISARTEPATGGTAEEASS from the coding sequence GTGCAGAAGAAGCGGCCTCGGCGCACAGGCAGGCAGACGGCCCCCGAGGGGGCCGCCGAGCAGACCCCCGTGGGCAGCGGCCGTCGCACCCATGTGCGCACCCGGCTGATCGTCGCCGTGGCCGTGGTGGCCGCGGCCATCGCCGGAGCGGGGGCACCCGCGCTGCTGACCGCCTCCCAGGACCTGAGCGACTCGCAGGACCTGGTGACGCTGGCCGCCCGCACCCAGGACGCGATCGCGCTCGCCCACTCGCTGGCCGACGAGCGCGACGAGGTCACCTCCTACGTCGCCGCCGGCCGGCCCAAGTCCAAGGCCCCCTCCGAGCAGCGCAGCGCCCGGGTCGACCGTCAGGTCCAGGACCTGCGCGCCGAGAGCGACACCCCGGCCGGGCTGCGCGGCGACCTCGACGGGATCTCCGCCGTCCGCCGCGCCGCCCTCACCGGCAAGACGAACGCGCTCCAGGCCCACCAGGCCTACTCCGCCACGATCACCGAGCTGCACCGGCTCGCCGACGACCTGGCCGAGCAACTGCCCCCGCGGGCCGGCTCGGGCGTCCACGCGCTCGCCGAACTGGACTCCGCCGTCCAGCAGTCCGCCGCCGCGCGGGGCCTGCTGCTTGCCGCGCTCAACATCCCGGCCACCACCCGGACGGTGGTCAACCCCGTCACCGGCCTGCCCACCACGACCAGCGCCCCGAGCGAGGCCGACCGCAAGCAGCGCGACGCGCTCACCGCCGCCGCCCAGCAGGCCCGGCTGCGCGCCGACGCGGCCCTCGCCGACTTCCGGGACACCGCGCCCAAGGCGGCCGTCGACTCCTACGACTCCACGGTCACCGGACCCGAGGTCAACTCCGCCGAGCAGTACCTCGCGTCCCTCACCGACCAGCCGACGTTCACCGACGGCGAGGCCGGCACCAGCGCCAAGAAGCTGGACGCGGCCCTGTCCGCCCGTGTGGACCTCATGCGGGGCGCGGAGTCGGCCCTCTACGACCACCGCGGCAAGGACCTCGAAAAGCTCCGGGACGACGACGTCACCGCCCTGGAGATCCGGATCGCCGTCCTCGGCGCCCTGATGCTGGCCGCCGTCGGCATCGCCACCGCCATGGCCCGCACCCTCACCCGACCGCTCTCCGTCCTGCGGCGCGGCTCGGCCCGCCTGGCCGAGGCGGCGGACCCGACGGCCCAGGAGCCGATCACCTTCACCGGCCGCAACGACGAGTTCGCCCAGGTAGTCCGCTCGGTCAACGCCCTGCACACGCACGCCGTCGCCCTGCACGAGCGCGTGACCACCCTGGAGACCGACCGCAAGCACCTGGTCGGCCAGCGGCAGAAGATGGCCGACGCCCGCGAGGAACTGCGTGCCGAGCTCGATGCGTCGGCCGCCCATCTCGAACGGCTGCGCACCAGCATCGGCGGCACGTTCGTCAACCTCGCGCTGCGCACCCTGGGACTGGTCGAGCGCCAGCTGGCCGTCATCGAGGGCCTGGAGGAGCGCGAACAGGACCCCGACCGCCTGGCCACGCTCTTCAAACTCGACCACTTCGCCACGGTCATGCGCCGCCACAGCGAGAACCTCCTGGTCCTCGCCGGCACCGAGCACGTCCAGCAGCACCACGGCCCGGTCCCGCTGGTCGACGTGGTCCGCGCGGCGGTCAGCGAGATCGAGCGCTACGAGCGTGTCCGCATCGCCGCCCTGCCCCCGCACGCCCACGTGGCGGGCTTCGCGGCCGACGACCTCTCCCATCTCCTCGCCGAACTCATGGAGAACGCCACCTCGTTCTCCCCGCCGGACCTGCCGGTGGAGGTCTCCGGCTGGCTGCTGGAGAGCGGTGAGGTGATGCTGTCGGTCCAGGACGAGGGCATCGGTATGGCGGCGGACCGCCTCGACCGTCTCAACTCCCGCCTGACCGCGTTCGATCCGGAGTCGCCGTACGACCAAGAGGGCGAGGCAGGTCTCGGCCTCGGCCTGTACGTCGTGGCCCGCCTGGCCCACCGCCACGGCGTCCGCGTCCGGCTGCGCGCACAGAAGCAGGGCGGAGTGGCGGCGGTCGTCGTCCTCCCCCAGCCCCTCCTCACCGAGGCCGCACCCGTCACGCCCCCGCCCGCCGTCGTCCTCTCCGAGACCACCCAGACCTTCACCCTCCCCGGCGCCGACGCCGAGGCCAACTCCAACGTCCTCCATCCCCGCCCGAAGCACCGGGACCCCTTGGTGGCCCTGGCCGAGAAGACGGCCCGCGAGGCGGAGAACAAGGCCCCGGAGACAGAACGGACCACCCCGGAGCCCGAGGGCGACACACCACAGCCGGATCCCGCCGACACCGAGCCGCCCCTCGACAGCACCGCACCGCAGGCAGAGGCCGGCGTGGCCGGGCTGGACTTCGAGAGCGCCGCGCCGTGGGCCCAGTCAGTTGCGGATGTCCCGGAGTCCGGGAACAGCGAGCCGCATGCCGAGGCGCCTGCGGCCGGGCTGGACCACCGCACGGGGACGCACCCCGACACAGGTCCGGACGGGCTGGAGTCCTGGGGTGCCAGGACGCACAGCGACGCGGGTCTGGGCGGGCCGGAGCCCGGGGAGGCCGAGACGCACGTCCGGGCGGAGGCCCCGGAGCTGGGCGTGGTGGAGTCGCCGACCCGGCCGAAGGAACCGGCGGAGACCTTCCCCGAGACGGCGATGGAGCCGGTGCAGTCCTTCGCCGAGACGGTGAAGGAGCCGGTGGAGTTCTTCGCCGAGACGGCGATGGAGCCCGTGGAGACCCTTGCCGAGACCACGATGGAGCTGTTGCTTCCGGAGGTCTTGACGGAGGCCGCGGTCGCCGACGGCGGGGACGCCCCACAGGGGCCACCCGCACCCGGCGACGAGAGCCGCACGGGTGGTGCGGGTGGGAGCGAAGACGCCGAAGGCGAAGCCGAGGCGGTCACCAGCAAGGGCCTCCCCAAGCGCACTCCCAGGATCACCACGCCCACCGCCCCGCCCCGCCAGCGCAGCGCAGGCGTGGACGCGGAAGCCCTCCGCCGCAGACTGGGCGGCTTCCGCCAAGGAGCCCAGGCCGGCTACCGCGACGTAGAGGCAGAGATCTCAGCACGCACCGAACCAGCCACGGGGGGCACAGCCGAGGAGGCAAGCAGTTGA
- a CDS encoding roadblock/LC7 domain-containing protein, with amino-acid sequence MTAPSTYGLSSEARNLHWLLTNLVEEVPGIQSVAVVSSDGLLLLSSDPARTAESRERRRPKGPRGSSADLATIVSGIGSLTVGAARLMEFGGVKHTMIAMDEGSLFVMSISDGSLLGVHGSAECDMSVVAYHMALFVGRAGHVLTPELRSELRKSMEAESTRSAR; translated from the coding sequence TTGACCGCGCCCAGTACCTACGGCCTGAGCAGTGAAGCCCGCAATCTGCACTGGCTGCTGACCAACCTGGTCGAGGAAGTACCCGGCATCCAGTCCGTCGCGGTCGTCTCCTCCGACGGCCTGCTCCTGCTCTCCTCCGACCCCGCACGCACCGCGGAGTCGAGGGAGAGGCGCCGCCCCAAGGGCCCCCGAGGCTCCTCCGCCGACCTCGCCACCATCGTCTCCGGCATCGGCAGCCTCACCGTCGGCGCCGCCCGGCTGATGGAGTTCGGCGGGGTCAAGCACACGATGATCGCGATGGACGAGGGCAGCCTCTTCGTGATGTCGATCAGCGACGGCTCACTGCTCGGCGTACACGGCTCCGCGGAGTGCGACATGAGCGTGGTGGCGTACCACATGGCACTGTTCGTCGGCCGCGCCGGCCACGTCCTGACCCCGGAACTCCGCAGCGAGCTGCGGAAGTCCATGGAGGCCGAGTCGACCCGGAGCGCCCGATGA
- a CDS encoding DUF742 domain-containing protein — MSGPAAGRQQLPVRGGDRKPARVRPYSLTGGRTRFGHVLLVETFVSSTAALEAPEERKELTNSSPTTRVMPEMRAIVELCRRMRTVAEIAALLRMPLGVVRVLLSDLADQGKIRVYGTGTGHGTGRPDRALLERVLSGLRRL; from the coding sequence ATGAGCGGCCCGGCTGCCGGCAGGCAGCAGCTCCCCGTGCGCGGCGGCGACCGCAAGCCCGCCCGCGTCCGCCCCTACTCGCTCACCGGTGGCCGTACCCGCTTCGGCCACGTTCTCCTCGTGGAGACGTTCGTGTCCAGCACGGCCGCGCTGGAGGCTCCCGAGGAGCGCAAGGAGCTGACGAACAGCTCTCCGACGACCCGGGTCATGCCGGAGATGAGGGCCATCGTCGAACTGTGCCGCCGTATGCGCACGGTGGCCGAGATAGCCGCGCTGCTGAGAATGCCGCTCGGCGTGGTCCGCGTCCTGCTGAGCGATCTCGCGGACCAGGGAAAGATCCGTGTGTACGGCACCGGGACCGGTCACGGCACCGGCCGCCCGGACCGCGCTCTGCTGGAAAGGGTGCTCAGTGGACTCCGCCGTCTCTGA